The following are encoded in a window of Pristis pectinata isolate sPriPec2 chromosome 1, sPriPec2.1.pri, whole genome shotgun sequence genomic DNA:
- the dmac2l gene encoding ATP synthase subunit s, mitochondrial, whose product MLFSKTRPSSVLRILHTHVIRRNFWGWLNAVFNKVDYDRIKAVGPDRAASEWLLRCGASVRYKGFDKWQKDYNHLPTGPLEKFKIEAIDATESCIMFKGFDYLDYLEHVEEIKFQRCIYIQDECLERLCRIENLQKSLQWLEIISCGNVTDRGIISLYHLKNLRYLFLSDLPGIEEKERTLQTLQRALPACQLKVDLE is encoded by the exons ATGCTGTTTTCAAAGACAAGACCTTCTAGCGTTCTACGGATCCTACATACTCATGTTATTCGGAGGAATTTCTGGGGATGGTTGAATGCTGTTTTCAACAA GGTGGATTATGATCGTATCAAGGCTGTTGGTCCAGACAGAGCAGCATCTGAGTGGTTACTTCGATGTGGTGCCAGTGTGCGTTACAAAGGTTTTGATAAGTGGCAGAAAGATTACAATCACCTACCTACTGGTCCATTGGAAAAATTCAAAATTGAAGCAATTGATGCCACAGAATCATGCATTATGTTCAAAGGATTTGATTACCTTG ATTATCTAGAACACGTTGAAGAAATTAAATTCCAGAGGTGTATATACATTCAAGATGAATGTCTTGAGAGGCTATGCAGGATTGAAAACTTGCAAAAAAGCCTGCAATGGCTGGAAATAATTTCCTGTGGAAATGTCACAGACCGTGGAATCATAAGTCTTTACCATCTTAA AAATTTAAGGTACTTGTTTTTGAGTGATCTTCCTGGcatagaagaaaaagaaagaacgCTTCAGACTTTGCAGAGAGCTCTACCTGCCTGCCAGTTGAAAGTTGATCTTGAATAA